acatgaatgcagcacaTTTATTAAGGAAAACTCAAGACAATACTCAAAAACTGAAACTGCTTGATGTATTACTATAGACTCATACAGGctacaagttttttttgtttttttttaatttccagcaGGAAATCCAAACATCTACTGTTTCACATTTCCAGCAGAGAGAAAATTAAGTATTTAATTCTGTCACATCATCCAGAAAACTAAAGTCCttaatttttttcattattattattcaatctCAAATATGCCCAAAACCTGTGGCTAACCATGCAACAAAGGTCTTTGACATATGACACTCTGAATGCAGACATGCTGTCCTGCTGCCAAATGGAATTCCATATAAGAAACTACATACCCAATTCATTTTAGAAATCCTGTACATCGGCACACAGTAAAATATTGTTAGTCCAGTTTATGGCATAAATTTTTGTCATGGCATCAATAAGCATGAAGTGAATACTGAATATTACTTCTTGATTTAGTGTCTGCAacagtgtttttcctgttggggtGTGTTCAAAAGGCCCGGAAAAGCTGGTTTGGCATGTATCCTAGATGGAGGAAGGAGCTTTGGGCTTCTCTCTCCAGATTAGCCAGCTCCTGGACTGTTGGGGCCAGCACATCTACGTGACCTTTGTAGTTACCACCTAAACAAAAAAGGGACACCAGACATATGCTAACATTTACCATGGCACTTTCACCGAAGCTAAAATAGATGAAGGCAATTTTAGAGACTTCTTGTACCACTAACAAATTAACTAATACCTAAAGTTATTAGGATCATTAATAGTCATCTCACTGTGCTGCCAGCATGGATAAGACATACCTCCTAATGCCCTCCGCTGACCGTAAGTCACCTTCCCATCAAACTCATCCACAGGTATTTTGAGGTCTGGCTCACACTGGGTGATGGTGCACTTGAGATGTTCCTCAATTTCTGAAAGGAGCTGTCATCACAGAGATAACAAAAAGGTCATTCAACTTTGAAATATGGTAATAGACCTGAGCACATGTTGGGATTGAGTCCTAACTCTGTATCAGGTCGAGTGCAGTGCAAGTGGTATGCTTCATTTGAATCTAAGTAACGGTTCATTTGACAAAGTGATTCCAGTTGTAACTAaggatcctctaaacatggtatcaTGCATTCAGCATTAGCCTTTGATTCAAAGTCTCAGTCACATAGCAAGACCTGTAGCAccaggaaacaaacaaaaaaaaaaacacaaaaaaaaaccatgaCATTTGTCACCATGCAAAGGTGTTGACACCTTTATTCAGGGACCTCAtgtctccataaactcttcccaggtctcttgatctcaaagattGAGGACCAAAAGACATGaaggtcactgccaagataagtgaatctctcCACAAGGTCAACACTTTTTCCATCACATACAGATACAGGAAGTCATtcgaagcctggatcttagtcttcaaACAGTACAattacaaacccagacactcaaactcgtcaaatgctgcaatcagggtgTCTACAAATATCTTTCAAAAATCCAAGCATTTTCTTTCCAACAAAGGCACCAAAGTTCCTGAACTCTACAACCCTATCATTCAGGGGATCTAAACCAATGACTGTGTTCACTTATGTTAATAAGAAGCTAAACTTCACTGCTCATTTGGGGTTTCACCATGAATGCATTCACTTTCAAGAATGATACACCTTCTATATTATAGCAAAAAATATATCTCTAAGCAGGtgagtgaaaaacaaagaaaaagaacttaATGAATAACACCATTTCCCATCACTTGGGtcttgaataaataaaataaaccttgTTTCTTTCACAAGAACATTTATGTGCTGGGATCAACATCAGCTAAAGACAGCAAGTCCCCATGACTTAAAGAGATTTAGTTGTGTGCGTCTATTCACCTCTTTTTCGTTGTACCAGATGGTACAACCCCCATCCTCCTTCAGCCGGGTATTGTAGCAACCTCTGCCTCGGTTCGGGCAAACGTGGTACCACACCTGCACACATGGAGAGTTATGCTGACACCAAACTTTATTAAACACAGAAGTCAGTGAATGTCTATTAACCTTACCTTCTCTTTCTCCATGGCAACCAAAGAGACAGCCAGCCCCATTCTACAAATACGAGAGGAATTGATACACCACTTTTCTTTACAACATTATGCATGTTTGACAGAGGTTTATGTTTCAAATGAAGCTGAATTTGATCATTAGGTGTCCTGACCTCTCTGCTCTTCCCACTCTACCGATACGATGGACGTAGTTCTGCTTCTCATCAGGTAGTGTCACATTAATCACTGTGGAAATGAGTTAAAAGTTCAAAAAACAGATTGAACACACGCCCAGTGCCGAGATGGGGCAGGTGAACAGCACCTGAACATCTCTCACCGTAAGGAACACCGTGGATGTCAATCCCTCTGGCAGCCACGTCAGTGCAGATCAACAGTCTCACTTCTTTTCTCTTTAAATACAAAACGCATCAAAAAGTGTGTAAGAACCATCATATGGCATTAAATTTTACATGTTCAGATTTATTTCTTTTTAACCTTAAAGCGCTCCAAGTTATTTTTTCGCTCGTTGGGCTTACGATCACCATGGAGACAGACACATGAAAACTGGTGGCCTTTATGGTCTGGACCTAAAGAAAATGGACAATAACTTAAGGATTCTGAAATATTTCATGAAGAACTAAGACAATTTACATGAAGTGGCCATTATCTTATTTTGGCTCAAAGAGTTTAAAAGAAGAGATTGTTTGATAATTCTGAGTCACATTTCCTACTTTTGATGGTGCTCACCTCCACCTTGCTGAATAAAGTATTGTTCCATGTTGTCGCAGTCGATTTTGGTGCGACAGAAGACTATGGCCTGGTCCATTTTGTGCTCTTTGATGGCCCTCACTGTGTACTCGCCCTTCAGCACCTTGATGGCTTCAGACCACATTTCTGAAatgtgcgcgcgcgtgcgtgcacacacacacacacacacacacacacacactttctactTACCAGGCCCACATTAATGACTAAAAGGCAAATTAAAACATTTATTACTGATTGTTGTTCATATCTGGTGGCTACCTGGTGTATTGGCTCCTGGTTTGGTGTAATCTTTGGCATGGACTTCGTCAGTCTATGAAAGCAAAACATAATAAAAACTTTGAGAACTCAATAATAAACCACTTCTCAAGCAACCCAAATTGAAATTATCGACAAAACAAATCTTTTATTCAAAATCCATTTGGGAATACTGACCCCGATTGAAATACTTAGAAAGAGCAACACCACTACACCAGAGTTTgccaaaataaagagtaaaaccaGCTCATATGTACACATAACCACACTGGGTTTCTAAAACTACTTAACCGGAGGCACTGTCCAAGCAACACCATTTACTAAACTTTCACTTTGTCTCAAAGTCGGTGACAGAGCGAAGACTTTATTTGGAAGATTGCAGTTCATCTTTGCTGTCTGTGCCCTTTAATCTGATCCCCGCAGAGAGCACCGTATGACAATTTCTACAGTgagaccagaggtctcaaacaggTTCCAGAAATGgccgaaagggtgcaggttttctgtgcaaccacccactccagcaggtgatttcactgattaacatcactttgagcaggtgaaatcagttaatcagtgaaatcacctgctggagtgggtggttacacagaaaacctgcaccctctcagccctttctggaactggttTGCGACCTGTGAGCTAGACCATATTGACAGCAAAAGCACAGCAAAGACCATTAGACTTTATGGCAGTCTAAATTTTTGCAGTAATTTAAAATAAACCAAACTGATTATTTTTAGACTAGACATCAGAGAATGCAGTGTTGTGGACTCACTCGGATATGGTTCTTGCCCAGGCGTTCCCAGAGGCGGTCGGCCTTGGGGTTGACGGGCACAACCACATGGTGGACGGTCTCTGGAACAGAGTCCTCGCCCTTCAGGTCCACCCAAGTGGGAAAGTGCATGATGCGCTCCGACAGTTTCTTCACATCAAACGAATGTAGTGTGGCTGAACACACAATCACCTGGAAGGAGGAAACATTTGACTCGCTTTTTCAGACCCCCACAAAACTCAACTGTCACCATGTTAAACATAAACACAGTTGCAACATATTATCCACAAACGCTGTTATATTTCATTTCTGAATATTGCagtacattaattaaaaaaaaacaaatagcaCTAATTTAAAAACAGCACACAAATGTTGCTGCAATGCTCGATTTCACCCAGAATGCAATCTGGCAACTTGGCTAGAGAACTCAAGCAAGCACTATTTAAACAAAAACTGGTGCTACATGCACTAAAGTGTTACCTGCAGCCTCTTGCCATCAGAGGTAACCTGAGGGATTTGGTTATGGATCCTGTTGATGAAGTCAGTGTAACCCGCAGTCAGGAGGCCGTCCTGAGGGACACACGATAACCAGGTTTCAGTGGGAAATGGGAATTAATACAAAGAAACTATAAGACGTGTTAAAAACAAACCAACACATTTACGACAATCACAACTTTTGTTTTCTAATCCTCCAGTTGTGTTTCACGTACACACTCATCCAAGACCAGAAAGCGGACTTGGGATAGACTGAGTTTGCCAGTAGATATGAGGTCGTCCAGTCTGCCTGGCGTTCCCACTACGATGTCCACCTAATGACCACGAGGCAATGAacggaacaacaaaaaaaaaaagtcagaaagtGTTCAACTTTAAATTCAGTGATGTGCAATACGCACTGCATGTGTGAAGACTGTGTGCATCACCTACCCCCTGTTCCAGAACAGACAGCTGCTCTTTGGCTGCTACACCACCAATTACCAACAGTTCTCTACACAGACAAACTCATGTTAACATTTTGGCGCCATCTGCTGGTTTGAAGTTTAAGCAACAtcaatttttttgtttaatttaaaaaaaaaaaataaataaataaaaaaaaactaataaaagaAAGTGGAtttaggtcggtggagtgtccttgcctcaagtggaggagtttaagtatctcggggtcttgttcacgagtgagggacggatggagcatgagatcaacagacggatcggtgcagcatctgcactgatatggtcgctgtatcggattgtcgtggtgaagagagatctgagtaggggggcaaagctctcgatttaccgatcgatctacgttccgatcc
The sequence above is drawn from the Thalassophryne amazonica chromosome 21, fThaAma1.1, whole genome shotgun sequence genome and encodes:
- the ddx1 gene encoding ATP-dependent RNA helicase DDX1, with protein sequence MAAFSEMGVMPEIAQAVEEMDWLLPTDIQAESVPLILGGGDVLMAAETGSGKTGAFSIPVIQIVYETLKDHQEGKKGRAAIKTGGAIFNTWQMNPYDRSPAFAIGPDGLCCQSREFKEWHGCRSTKGVTKGKYYYEVTCHDQGLCRVGWSTSQAALDLGTDKHGFGFGGTGKKSNNKQFDSYGEEFTMHDTIGCYLDLDKAQISFSKNGNDLGLAFEIPQQLKSQPFFASCVLKNAELKFNFGGEDFKNPPKSGFIALDQAPDANAVKSSQTGCAKVSQAKASSNAPKALIIEPSKELAEQTFNNVKQFKKYVDNPKLRELLVIGGVAAKEQLSVLEQGVDIVVGTPGRLDDLISTGKLSLSQVRFLVLDECDGLLTAGYTDFINRIHNQIPQVTSDGKRLQVIVCSATLHSFDVKKLSERIMHFPTWVDLKGEDSVPETVHHVVVPVNPKADRLWERLGKNHIRTDEVHAKDYTKPGANTPEMWSEAIKVLKGEYTVRAIKEHKMDQAIVFCRTKIDCDNMEQYFIQQGGGPDHKGHQFSCVCLHGDRKPNERKNNLERFKRKEVRLLICTDVAARGIDIHGVPYVINVTLPDEKQNYVHRIGRVGRAERMGLAVSLVAMEKEKVWYHVCPNRGRGCYNTRLKEDGGCTIWYNEKELLSEIEEHLKCTITQCEPDLKIPVDEFDGKVTYGQRRALGGGNYKGHVDVLAPTVQELANLEREAQSSFLHLGYMPNQLFRAF